The Mangifera indica cultivar Alphonso chromosome 19, CATAS_Mindica_2.1, whole genome shotgun sequence nucleotide sequence GTGAGcctaatgtaatatttatattatacaaataatcCTCATGCTCAGAGGACTGCGAACACAATTTTCTGCCAATCTCCATTCTTCAGGATCTTCAGTTGAGATCTTTAAGTTTTTGCTTCTTCCACATGTacaaaaatgaagaataatgataaattattcatGGTACTGTTACTGATTATTGAGAAGTATGATAGAAATAAATGCAAAAGCTTATATGAAAATACTCCTGTGCAGAGGTCCAGCAAAATCTGGCAAATTGATTGAGCCACCACCTTAAATAAATCCCTGCAAACAAGTACAGGAAACACTCAAGTAACTTCATAGCCAAAGTTAAAGTTTGCATCTTTCCTTCTTTAGTATCAATACTATTCTTATAAATCCCTTTTTACTTTTATGTCAAAGATTTATGCACCTCAAAGTTTAAGCAAAATACAAGAGCAAGATGTACCATAATAGTTCAGAACCAGGGCACCCCACAGTTTCCTTTCTGGCATATGATGAATTGCATTACCGTCTTCCCGTTATTTTTTCCAATTCTTTAACTGTTACATTgctcttggttgttttcgtctCTTTGTGACTTAATTACTAGAAGTTCTTGCTGGATTTGACTATTTGGGTGGTTGATTGTGAGACAACACTCATTTTCTTCTTGCATTGTGGAGGTGGATATCCTGGTGTGCGCGCGtgtgagaaatttaaatttagagggAGGGTGGAGAATTATTTGAACTCGTGTATATGGTAGCAGCGGTAGATTCGTCAAAAAGCAATCGGTACGTAATAAATTGGTATTAAAGTATTGCAATTATAATGATGTAGAGATTTGATATCTTACAAGATGAGAGTGAAAGATGAGGAAGGCCGATGACTAACAAACCTTTGGCGGATATGGAGGCTGCCGTCTTCAACTTTCTtctaatatcaataatatttgtgCTAAGTTTCTATCGACTACCAATAATATCAAACttgtaaatgttgaaaaaatcaatacaaacacagttcattttcattcatttcaGCTGTCTGATCCTTACAACAACAACGTGTTCAATCCATTCAAATGATTGTTCTGTCAACATATGCATTCACAGTCTGTTCctgtttgaatttattgttcTTGTTTGCTGGGTTGCTAACATAAAAGTATCATGTAAACTGACATTTCCACAATCAATAAGAAGGCAACATCCACATacatttcaagaaaatgataCTCCATGCCGATAAAACAAGGGAAATTTCCAACCGTGACCACCTAAAATACAAAACATACCTGAAATAACTTCTTCACTTTTGGAGGCACACTTAGGAATTTGATCCTTATCCAATATGCGAATATAAGCCCCAGTTAACTTTCTCATTTCAGTTATGATAGCACCACCCTTACCAAGAAGGCAGCCAATTTGATTAGAGGATACAAGAAGCCTTGTCATAACTAGCTCCCTGCTATCAGAAATTGCCCCAATTATCCTGGTCTGCACACGAAGAACTGCATCTTGTGGACGTGAAATCCTATCATCTGGGTGCTGAAATTATTTACAGGTTGTCACAATGGACAAAATTTGGCCAAAAGTAAGAACATTGATGACAGTGTAAAGAGTCGAAACTTACCATCGGCCAGATACAACATAATGCATCATTCATCTCTATTTAGACATGTCAAAAGGGCATGTTTAATTTTGGCATGGTGTGTGGGGCACAGCCCGCAAAAGTGTGAGGCTGTGTTGGGCCTTGGGGTATGGCTTACAAGTTGGCCTGATGTGACCgatgaaagataaaaaacatCTATATACCATAATCAGTtagcttataaaaataaatgaactcGTTAAAGTCTATAGAGGTATGGTCTAAAAAGGCTTGTGTCCCAACCTTACCATTTCTTAGGCCAATACAACTGATAAAAGTCATTAATTGGCATTCATAAACATGATGGATTGCACCAGATTCGATTGAGCATGACCATTGTGACAACATGTTGTCACGATGCAGTTCTTCGTGTGGACGTGAAATCCTATCATCTGGGTGCTGGGCGGGGCGCACTGTGACAACATGGATTGGGTGGAGAGAAAATTGGGAAAAGGACCCCTGCTGCAGAAGACGGAACACCTGGGCAGCTTCAGAGCAGGGCTATGTCCCATGAAATTGCTGGATAACACAACTGGGCTGACGATGCAGGGAATGCAGAAACTGCTGCAGAAAAGGGGCAATATCGGGCAGGCCTCATCTGCTGCTCAGAGAATGCAAAAGGGGCAATATATTCACTTTCTTACAATTCACAAATGTTCTCGATCGCCTTACTCACGGTCTATCATGGTcatttaatttgagtaatattttattattaaaataaataaattattaaaaaaattattgaatataaataattattacgtttgataaaatttgataaaaatatattatataaataattaacttgTTTAATTAactgtaataaaaaaatattaataaattattttacttaaatgttttttaatataattatttttaaatattttttatattatttattatattaattaaaaataaatttattttgtcttaaaaaattaataaattataataaaatcaaaattatcttaataatcttttaatacttaaggtaaaaATGACAATCAGATTACCATTTATATTACCTACCACGTCaacattagtaatagaagattattataattttttttattattactgataacccaaacataataatataaataataaaaaataaattattaaaataatttttaaaaaactccAGCAAAACGCCCTGTAATTTTAAGCATCAATATActgctagttttttttttttaaccaaagttATTTGGCCAAACCTCGagtaaaaaatagaaatttactCTATGTTCAAATAGTAATCTAATATTCAACTCAAGCAGTTCATGTTGATTTTAACACAATAATTTCCAAATTGTGCAATGACTTGAGATATGAACCGAAGAATCAAGCAAGTGGTTCGGGTTTTGAGTCTACttaatagagaagaaaatggtgCCCCAACCCAACCTAAAATTTCTCCATCGCCATAACTTTTCTGGAATTCTTTATTCCCAAAAACCAATAAAGTTATTCATTAAAACGGGGAGAAAGTTCAACgcacaaattcaaaatcaactttCATCTTTACTTCTTTGGGTTGAAGAAACAGAATCCGAATATGACGTGGCATTCAGTTACAAATGAGCTAACTTTGCCCTTAAGTAATTCTAGCCGTTACTATATGGGCAAGAACTTCTTTGACTTTAGCGATATCTCTGTACCTACACACAATTACGAAAAACTCCTTCAAGATCACCAATGACTGTCTTAACTGAACCGACCAAAAGGGTCTTTCTAGTAACCGCAAATCTGCCGCCAAAATGCCTATAAAGACAAACACACACTTAATATTCATCGAGCCCATCCAAGAGTAGAAAAGCAATGGCTCTTCCAATTAAGAACCTGGTGGAATACACCAGAGTTAGGATTCCATCACCGAAGCCCTCACCGTCACCATCACAGTCACAGTCGTcttcgtcgtcgtcgtcgtcgtcatcatcatcatcatcttcgcCACCCAACCCTGCAACAAAAGGTTGCGTCCGGACACCAAATTTATGTTCTAGGCATTTAATGAAACAAAACGATGATAACTTTAAGCGTAGCGCTTCGCCACTTCGTCTGATGAATTATCAAAATGGCTCCTGGATTGATCTCTCAAACGAAGTGATTGATTCTGTCAAATCCAGTTTCTTAGAGCACAAGCCAATGGTTATTGTTACAATTGAAGGGTCACAGTATGTGTTTGACTTTCTGAGAATGCTACAGATTGATTTAGAGACTGGAAAACTACGTTCGATTGCGTGGATTGATGTGAACGGTAAATGTTTTTTCCCTACATGTTTTCTcagtgaagaagatgaagattgtGTAGAGAAGCCAGAAAGTGATACAACTAAAATCGAGATCGAGATCAATATTAAGGATGGCTTAGGGAAGAGACAACGAGAGGCGGTTAACAAAGAAGACGAAGTCAGTTCCGAGGACTTGTTAAAACGACCACGTTTAACCACACAACGAGCAGAGTCATTTAGATGGCTAAATACAAAGTTGTTGAAAGAAACTGACAGAGCATATACATTCGTAAGAGACTCTTTTCTTGCGGGAATGAAAAAAATCGGTGCTACGGTGACTGTCACCTCCATTCATCAGTGTACACGTGAAGGTCATTTGCAGAAAGCGCGCTTGGAGGTTTTCCAAAAACAGATTGAGATGACAAAAGCAGCTCGTGGCGCGTCAAATACTGTGTATGCATGGCACGGCACGTCACCAAGAGGCGTTGAGAGCATTCTAGCCCACGGTTTCGGTGCGCCTAGCAAGTTTTCGACTTATGGGATCGGCGTTTATCTGTCACCCCTCGGATTGCCTGGTTTAAGGtattttatattctatattCACTTATTTGCTCATTCTTATCTGGTGTTTTATTGTcgaattttgtttatttagtgCCCAACTTGCTGAGGCGGACCAGAATGGTGAGAAGCACGTGATACTAAGTCGTGTTATATTGGGACATGTGGAAAAAGTTGAGGCGGGGGCTCAACAATGTTACCCATCAAGCGTAGATTTCGATTCTGGTTCTGATGATCCAAAAAATCCAAAGTGGTATGTAGTATGGACAAGCAACATGAACAGGCACGTTATTCCCGAGTGTGTTGTGAGCTACAGGTCGACAGGCCACTCGCAAGGTAAATTTAATTCTGTTTTACATGAATTTATTTGACATCTAGAATTTTAGTGTGATTTGTTTTTGGGAATTAAATTAAGCggtttgtttttgttgatataGGCCAACTGAAAGGAGCCAATTGCGCAAAGTATCGATTGGAGAAGTTAATTTCAAAGATGAAGAGTTCACTTTCACCTGCCAAACTGCAGGAATTTATGAATTTGTACCGTATTTACAAGGCAAGTGATCAGAGTGGCTTGTTCTGTCAGATTCTTTGAGAgttatttttactgtttatatttatttgcttGTATGGTTTAGAATTTGCAAAAGAAGAATGTGAGATTGAGAAGTTTCCCTTGTTGTCTTTATGCCTAATTACAGGCAGGGAGGCTGGCAAAAGATAGCTTCTTTAAACAGATGCGATTGGTAGCTGGGGATCAGATTCTGCTATCTGCAATTCGAGAGATCCATGCTTCAGAATGAGGTTACTAAGCATATTGTTTCATTTGGAagcatttagttttgaatttCTGGTTATTCTATCCAATTGATAGAATCACATGTAATGATGGTTACAACAAGGCATAGAAAGATTACAAAAAATTGTAGATGTTGAAGAAATACAAAAGATCTTGTAGTTTTTAACCCCAACCCAACCAGTCATGTAATAGCCATGCATGCCTGCCATAATGGATATGGTATAGTAATAAATGTCACTTCACTAGTGAACATCAACTTTCTTGATCTTCCCTATGTTATGGGCTATAGGTATTTGATGATGTCCTAAGATTATGATGACCATTAACTTAAATGTgctttgaatatatttttggccATTTATCATATGTACTTTGCAAGTGGATGGACGGGTATCAACACTTTAACTTAGTGAATTTGATGCTTGTTTATCAtagttttagttgttttttgaGCATTGAATTTCCTTTTTAAGTATGGGAATTGAGAATTCCCATTTTACATACGGAAGACTGAAAAATTTCAAGTTGAGAGAAGCACTTATACAATTGAAGCCTTTTTACTGTGGTTCAATAGTTGTTACCAGAATTGACAACTGAAAGGTACTCCCACTATTAAACAATATTGGTTTCAGATATCTAGCCAATGTTTGGATGTTTATGCGGGTAGATAATACTGGTTTCTGCATAATTCACAGAACTATTAGCGTcatttatttggatttttttttttttggtaattaaatgaGTATATCAACAAAAAGGGGCACTTAAATAAGGATCCGAAAATAAACTAAGCTCGACCAAACTTGAGGAGGCCAGCAAAAACACCTATAGACAAGCCAAAAACAAGTAAAACAAGCCTAGTAGCTAGAGAGCAGCCCAGACCACCAAACAGCAAACAATCCAGAAAAAGCAGCCAAACAAACCCAGCAAATAGCTGGAGCAGAAGAACCAAACAAGTTACCCCCAAGGGAAGAGACCACCCACGGCAACCAGAAACACAAGAAAAAACAGGAGCAACAGAAGGCAAAACAAGACCCAGAGCCAAGCAAAAAGGCCGTTGACAAGCAGTAGAGAACAAACAGCAGCAGACCAAAAGCACAGGTTCAGTGATTTTTTAGCCCTGGCCAATTGCAAGTAGACaataatactatgataatatacAGTGCTAACTAATGTTGCTTTTGCTGAAGCAAGGTGTTGACAAGTGTGCTCTTTTAGTTTGTATATTGGTGTAGCATTGATGTTGTTGAAAATTGATTAAGACATTTTATGATGCGTTAATATAAtgtgttgcatttgctaaacgaCTGATCAAACATATCTGTCTTAACAATGTCTGCTTTCttctcatatattatttttcatttgttatgcCAACAACTTTTGTTTTGCATCAGCAATGTCTCTCTTTTGATTTAGAACCCCTACCTCAGTTGAAAATGAACAGAGATTCTGAGCACAACCCACAACTCAACCATGTGAGATGTCCAATTCATTCCTCATTTTTCAATGGAAAAGGTCAAGGTTCTGCGACAACCACATCACCTCAAGTGGGCTTAGCCCCATACCAACCACATTTCTCATCTTTCTTGCTTGGTATTGAGCTTAGCCCTCTCATCTCATCACCTCAAGTGGAGTGGAAGTGACATGTTCAACCAGATCCTATATGTTGATTATGGCATTTTTGTGGGAACCACTTAGGAAATGTAAAGGAAACTAAAACTGGAGAGGAACTTCACTAGTCTACTGAGCTCTGAGACTCACTGATAGAAATTTGGATTCATTCTAAGATGTATTAATTTACATTGGCTGCTAATAACCTTTGGTTGAGGAACTTTATGATTGGTCTCGTTGGAGTGTCCACCGGCAAGCAATTGCGAGATTATCATGGGGTCATCGCAGAACCCCGACCTTTTCCATTGAAAATAAACAGAGATTCTGAGCACAACTTAACCATGTGAACTGTCCTTTTCATTTCTCATTTCCATTGGAAGACACTGCATTACGGGTTTGCATATGCACAATTGATTTAGAGTTATATATACAGCTCGAAACACTCTATTTATATCTAACTTATTTTGTTATACCAAGAAGggcaaaagatttattctcactcaaatattagtgttttttcaaaattctatttattaattttgaaaaacctaaacattcatctatttgttaatttttagggttagtatcagaggtaaaattattatttaacaaaaatatttaaaaaaataaaaatttgatcacatttttctcttttaaagttaaaaattaacaataccCCCTCCCCAcatctaaggtttgaaaaatcatcatttctctCTTAGGGTTTTAGTGGCAACTCTTTAACGATGAGTTTTTCTCCGACCGTTGACGTTTTTTCTGCCTCTTGATCACTTCCAATTgtctttatattgtttttatcttaaaaaaagaCGATTTTGTTATACTAGAAATTGATTAACTTAAACCCTTGTTTCAGCACCACTAAAGAAAATGGGGACCAAATTTTCGCTGGGCCTATTGGAGTGAAATTGTAAATTTACAGGTTCAATTTCAACATCTTCCAGGGGACCAGATTTTCATATAGAAATGTACATACACTGCAACACATTTTATGTCACGTTAAGAAGAAAATTGTTCGATGAAAGTCATTTTTATGGGACCCTTGCATGGACGGTCCAAATTAAAAGATGTTCAATTGATCGTTTGAATGGATTCCAGGCGGCAGTGTCTCCCACTTACTTGGATGGACCTAAAAACTTTGCACCAAAATTTCCAAAAGGGACAGgcataaaacaaaaaatggtACTGAAATTTGGGCGACGGAGAGCAGAAAAAACTGCACAATGCACAATGCCAGTAATCATTCCACCATCCACTGAATTCAACTTTTGACTATGAGTGCATTTCTCTGAATCATTTACATTTAAAgggataaatatatttaaatataattaaaagccTATAACCTA carries:
- the LOC123202992 gene encoding probable inactive poly [ADP-ribose] polymerase SRO3, with amino-acid sequence MALPIKNLVEYTRVRIPSPKPSPSPSQSQSSSSSSSSSSSSSSSPPNPATKGCVRTPNLCSRHLMKQNDDNFKRSASPLRLMNYQNGSWIDLSNEVIDSVKSSFLEHKPMVIVTIEGSQYVFDFLRMLQIDLETGKLRSIAWIDVNGKCFFPTCFLSEEDEDCVEKPESDTTKIEIEINIKDGLGKRQREAVNKEDEVSSEDLLKRPRLTTQRAESFRWLNTKLLKETDRAYTFVRDSFLAGMKKIGATVTVTSIHQCTREGHLQKARLEVFQKQIEMTKAARGASNTVYAWHGTSPRGVESILAHGFGAPSKFSTYGIGVYLSPLGLPGLSAQLAEADQNGEKHVILSRVILGHVEKVEAGAQQCYPSSVDFDSGSDDPKNPKWYVVWTSNMNRHVIPECVVSYRSTGHSQGQLKGANCAKYRLEKLISKMKSSLSPAKLQEFMNLYRIYKAGRLAKDSFFKQMRLVAGDQILLSAIREIHASE